A part of Myxococcus fulvus genomic DNA contains:
- a CDS encoding AHH domain-containing protein has translation MGRGRVVSLCLSLFLVAGCSTTRSVRLELGSGASIHHLPVEEDDEEETGPVELDEDTFQEAMTRLARDVRPFAHPLREARLRFGVPERGGVYLYEGRRLHAVREDETSPQLLESYADEALTRGYGRWCEREHRAGDCLRLLEEGPLLGSDGRYALALAIAMEGVWEETAESLRGMADPQALRATLTASVAMYLMLWSLPEPVSKGLAALLTATAVAYLGVDTVWRVLEAWVVLVRRVDEARTFEELEAAGEAYGEVLGDSAARVFVMLATAAVGRTAGLATKGPGLPGSARAAVFVEAQAGFAYPALRSVESVALTAEGFTLGLAPGALAMTVHGSRTHKHHVATNKNSVSAERGGPWTPRFQGLFKRAGMELKDPENIVPVRGHHGPHPEAYHRIVYRELETATRGCGSVEQCRSALTAMLRKLSREVATPGTELNLLVTRKALR, from the coding sequence ATGGGTCGTGGTCGGGTTGTATCCTTGTGTCTGTCCTTGTTCCTCGTTGCGGGTTGCTCGACGACGCGGAGCGTCCGTCTGGAGCTGGGCTCGGGAGCGTCCATCCATCACCTTCCCGTGGAGGAGGATGATGAGGAGGAGACGGGGCCGGTGGAGCTGGACGAGGACACGTTCCAGGAGGCGATGACGAGGCTCGCCCGGGACGTGAGGCCCTTCGCGCATCCGCTGAGGGAGGCGCGGCTGCGCTTCGGTGTTCCCGAGCGCGGCGGCGTGTATCTGTATGAAGGGCGCAGGCTCCACGCGGTGCGGGAGGACGAGACGTCACCGCAGTTGTTGGAGTCGTACGCGGACGAGGCGCTGACGCGTGGGTACGGGCGCTGGTGTGAGCGGGAGCATCGCGCGGGGGACTGCCTGCGGCTGCTCGAGGAGGGGCCGCTGCTCGGCAGTGATGGCCGGTATGCGCTGGCGCTGGCCATCGCGATGGAGGGCGTCTGGGAGGAGACGGCGGAGTCCCTGCGGGGAATGGCGGACCCCCAGGCCCTCCGCGCGACGCTGACGGCCTCGGTCGCGATGTATTTGATGTTGTGGTCCCTGCCCGAGCCGGTGTCGAAGGGCCTGGCGGCGCTGCTCACTGCGACGGCGGTGGCGTACCTGGGCGTGGACACGGTGTGGCGTGTGCTGGAGGCGTGGGTGGTGTTGGTGCGACGGGTGGATGAGGCGCGCACGTTCGAGGAGCTCGAAGCCGCGGGCGAGGCCTACGGAGAGGTGCTGGGCGACAGCGCGGCCCGGGTCTTCGTGATGCTGGCGACGGCGGCGGTGGGCCGCACGGCGGGGCTCGCGACGAAGGGGCCCGGGCTGCCGGGCTCGGCGCGAGCGGCGGTGTTCGTGGAGGCGCAGGCGGGCTTCGCGTATCCCGCGTTGCGGAGCGTGGAGTCGGTGGCGCTCACGGCGGAGGGGTTCACCCTGGGCCTGGCACCTGGCGCGCTGGCGATGACGGTGCATGGCTCCCGGACCCACAAGCACCACGTGGCCACGAACAAGAACAGCGTCTCCGCCGAGCGGGGCGGCCCCTGGACGCCCAGGTTCCAGGGCCTATTCAAGCGCGCGGGGATGGAGCTCAAGGATCCGGAGAACATCGTCCCGGTGCGAGGCCACCACGGCCCGCATCCGGAGGCGTACCACCGCATCGTCTATCGCGAGTTGGAGACCGCGACCCGGGGCTGCGGCTCCGTCGAGCAATGTCGGAGCGCGCTCACGGCGATGCTCCGGAAGCTGTCGCGTGAGGTGGCCACTCCTGGAACGGAGCTCAACCTGCTCGTCACCCGGAAGGCCCTGCGTTAA
- a CDS encoding nucleotidyl transferase AbiEii/AbiGii toxin family protein produces MRKSAPHGDDFNRRRQLLVFHRFLARASQVFADAITLKGGLVLELRLQRARTTRDVDLRLTGDPRDLLARLQQAGQLDLGDFMRFELRLDPHHPDIQNEGVRYDGRRFRAECRIERDLFGQPFGVDVAIGDPIEGAPEVIEVEDALGFAGIPPPRLRVYPLETHLAEKLHAYTLPRARPNTRVKDLPDLALLGSIRALESRRLRQALTRTFSFRKTHGVPFFLPSPPPEWHQPYRAMATQDGLPWKTLEVLTEAVRAFLDPVLLDEELDAVWNPTAWAWTSRP; encoded by the coding sequence TTGAGGAAGAGCGCCCCACACGGGGACGACTTCAACCGGCGGCGTCAGCTCCTTGTCTTCCACCGCTTCCTCGCGCGTGCGTCCCAGGTCTTCGCGGACGCCATCACCCTCAAGGGAGGACTGGTGCTCGAGCTGAGGCTTCAGCGAGCACGCACGACCCGGGACGTCGACCTGCGTCTGACCGGGGATCCACGCGACCTGCTCGCGCGCCTCCAGCAAGCAGGCCAACTGGACCTCGGAGACTTCATGCGCTTCGAGCTCCGGCTCGACCCCCACCACCCCGACATCCAGAACGAGGGCGTGCGCTACGACGGACGTCGGTTCCGCGCGGAGTGCCGAATCGAGCGGGACCTCTTCGGCCAACCCTTTGGTGTCGACGTGGCCATCGGAGACCCCATCGAGGGAGCGCCCGAGGTCATCGAAGTGGAGGACGCACTCGGCTTCGCCGGCATCCCTCCGCCCAGGCTTCGCGTCTATCCCCTCGAGACGCATCTGGCGGAGAAGCTCCACGCCTATACGCTGCCTCGTGCACGGCCCAACACCCGGGTGAAAGACCTCCCGGACCTCGCGCTCCTGGGAAGCATCCGCGCACTCGAATCGAGGCGCCTGCGTCAGGCCCTCACGAGGACCTTCTCCTTCCGGAAGACGCACGGCGTCCCGTTCTTCCTGCCCTCGCCACCACCCGAGTGGCACCAGCCCTATCGGGCCATGGCCACCCAGGACGGTCTGCCGTGGAAGACGCTCGAGGTGCTCACGGAGGCAGTCCGCGCCTTCCTCGACCCAGTGCTCCTGGACGAGGAGCTCGATGCAGTCTGGAACCCCACGGCCTGGGCATGGACGTCCAGGCCCTGA
- the epsH gene encoding exopolysaccharide biosynthesis glycosyltransferase EpsH, producing MPAPRPRVLLIAELCNPDWVSVPLEGWSLYRALTEVADVHLVTHVRNRENILKQGVQEGSGFTALDSTPVEKPLDKVGELLRGKAGVGWTTATALSVLPYYYFEEVLWQRFGARIKAREFDLVHRYTPISPTTPSTLARRCKAAGVPFVMGPLNGGLPWPKGFGGARRREKEWLSYVRDAYKLMPFYKSTRENASAIITGSRATRGQVAREWQGKTVYVPENAIDTRRFGTAKSEGPVELPLRVAFVGRFVPYKGMAMLMEAAAPLIREGKVVLEYIGDGQEMPNLKAQAAREGIESGVTFAGWVKHQELQGRLSKNHVFGFPSVREFGGAVVCEAMALGLVPIVMDYGGPGEIVSPATGFAVPIGTPEEIVARVRGVLTKLVEDPSVIRPMGERARERIFKHFTWKAKAEQVLEVYRWVMGERGQPDWGMPLAD from the coding sequence ATGCCTGCTCCCAGACCACGCGTCCTCCTGATTGCCGAGCTGTGCAACCCCGACTGGGTGAGTGTCCCGCTGGAAGGCTGGTCGCTCTACCGCGCGCTGACGGAGGTCGCCGACGTGCACCTGGTCACCCACGTGCGCAACCGGGAGAACATCCTGAAGCAGGGGGTGCAGGAGGGCTCTGGGTTCACGGCGTTGGATTCGACGCCGGTGGAGAAGCCGCTCGACAAGGTGGGCGAGCTGTTGCGGGGCAAGGCGGGCGTGGGTTGGACGACGGCGACGGCGTTGAGCGTGCTGCCGTACTACTACTTCGAGGAGGTGCTGTGGCAGCGCTTCGGCGCGCGCATCAAGGCCCGGGAGTTCGACCTGGTGCATCGCTACACGCCCATCAGTCCGACGACGCCGAGCACGCTGGCGCGGCGTTGCAAGGCGGCGGGGGTGCCGTTCGTGATGGGGCCGCTCAATGGCGGGTTGCCGTGGCCGAAGGGGTTTGGTGGCGCGCGGCGGCGGGAGAAGGAGTGGCTGAGCTACGTGCGGGATGCGTACAAGCTGATGCCCTTCTACAAGTCCACGCGGGAGAACGCGTCGGCCATCATCACGGGCTCACGGGCGACGCGGGGGCAGGTGGCGCGGGAGTGGCAGGGGAAGACGGTGTACGTGCCGGAGAACGCCATCGACACGCGGCGCTTCGGGACGGCGAAGTCGGAGGGGCCGGTGGAGCTGCCCTTGAGGGTGGCGTTCGTGGGGCGCTTCGTGCCGTACAAGGGCATGGCGATGTTGATGGAGGCGGCGGCGCCGCTCATCCGCGAGGGCAAGGTGGTGCTGGAGTACATCGGCGACGGGCAGGAGATGCCGAACCTCAAGGCGCAGGCGGCCAGGGAGGGCATCGAGTCCGGGGTGACGTTCGCCGGGTGGGTGAAGCACCAGGAGCTGCAGGGGCGGCTGTCGAAGAACCACGTGTTCGGGTTCCCGAGCGTGCGCGAGTTCGGCGGGGCGGTGGTGTGCGAGGCGATGGCGTTGGGGCTGGTGCCCATCGTCATGGACTACGGCGGTCCTGGGGAGATTGTGAGCCCGGCGACGGGGTTCGCGGTGCCCATCGGGACGCCGGAGGAGATTGTGGCGCGGGTGCGCGGGGTGCTGACGAAGCTGGTGGAGGACCCGTCGGTGATTCGTCCCATGGGGGAGCGGGCGCGGGAGCGCATCTTCAAGCACTTCACGTGGAAGGCGAAGGCGGAGCAGGTGCTGGAGGTGTACCGCTGGGTGATGGGTGAGCGCGGCCAGCCCGACTGGGGCATGCCGCTGGCGGACTGA
- a CDS encoding YfbK domain-containing protein, with the protein MNAVLSRLLCGLLVLLAPLALAESSTIIGTVIDVKSRKPVPDAVVTATSPNLVGEQTVTTDAQGNYRIPQLPPGVYVLRYEKEGYKPYQRSDVQLRLKRTIRVNVEMLPESLHEAPMEFISAPPTIGPSSSTTGVNVDQEFIKRIESPRSEGTTRGFEHLAELAPSPVNDQYGVSINEQVAVASPPPQHNVAPAMPGMSMTLRLHPVPSGQARTQPRRDEPMTRARYYDMYFKGYGVNPTVNTEEERFSTFSVDTDTASYTLTRSYLKRSTLPDAHAVRVEEFVNSFDYGYADAKNAPFAVHVQGFPSPVRKGYQVLRIGVKAREVSRAERKPSHLVFVIDVSGSMAMENRLELVKQSLRMLVSELDERDLVSLVVYGSQARQVLPPTSALDTSRLLNAINGLHTEGSTNAQAGLELGYRIAVEHLREGGINRVILCSDGVANVGISDADGIWERVKSLAARGITLSTVGFGMGHYNDVLMERLSHVGEGNYAYVDELKEAHRVFVKNLTGTLQVVAKDVKLQVEFDPKEVSLYRLLGYENRALTAEQFRDDRVDAGEVGAGHSVTALYEVKPRENARTLGTLRIRYKAPEGGKSKELATPLPRATLRPSYAQAGESTRLAYVASAFAEKLRGSYWTRPLTYDSLLELWSGVGPELKEREDVRELGDLIRAAGGLDRRVDPFEAFAPLRTMDFDRPPLGS; encoded by the coding sequence ATGAACGCTGTCCTTTCACGATTGCTATGCGGGCTGCTGGTCCTGCTCGCCCCGCTGGCGCTTGCCGAGAGCAGCACCATCATCGGCACCGTCATCGACGTGAAGAGCCGAAAGCCCGTGCCCGACGCCGTCGTCACCGCGACGTCGCCCAATCTCGTGGGTGAGCAGACCGTCACCACCGACGCCCAGGGGAACTACCGCATCCCCCAGCTTCCCCCTGGCGTGTACGTCCTTCGATACGAGAAGGAGGGCTACAAGCCCTATCAACGCAGCGACGTGCAACTGCGGCTCAAGCGCACCATCCGCGTCAACGTCGAGATGCTCCCCGAGTCCCTTCATGAAGCGCCGATGGAGTTCATCAGCGCACCGCCGACCATCGGCCCGAGTTCCTCGACCACGGGCGTCAACGTTGACCAGGAGTTCATCAAGCGCATCGAATCACCCCGGTCCGAAGGGACGACCCGCGGCTTCGAACACCTGGCGGAGCTGGCTCCGAGCCCCGTGAACGACCAGTACGGCGTCTCCATCAACGAGCAGGTCGCCGTCGCAAGCCCCCCACCCCAGCACAACGTCGCCCCCGCCATGCCCGGCATGTCGATGACGCTGCGGCTTCACCCCGTCCCCTCGGGACAGGCCCGCACGCAGCCCCGGCGCGATGAGCCGATGACCCGTGCTCGCTACTACGACATGTACTTCAAGGGGTACGGGGTGAACCCCACCGTCAACACGGAGGAGGAGCGCTTCTCCACGTTCTCCGTCGACACGGACACGGCCTCGTACACGCTCACCCGCAGCTACCTGAAGCGCAGCACCCTGCCGGATGCGCACGCCGTGCGCGTGGAGGAGTTCGTCAACAGCTTCGACTATGGCTACGCGGACGCGAAGAACGCGCCCTTCGCCGTCCACGTGCAGGGCTTCCCCTCCCCCGTGCGCAAGGGCTACCAGGTGCTGCGCATCGGCGTGAAGGCTCGCGAGGTCTCCCGCGCCGAGCGCAAGCCCAGCCACCTGGTCTTCGTCATCGACGTGTCCGGGTCCATGGCCATGGAGAACCGGCTGGAGTTGGTGAAGCAGTCCCTGCGCATGTTGGTGTCGGAGCTGGACGAGCGCGACCTCGTGTCCCTCGTGGTGTACGGCTCACAGGCCCGGCAGGTGCTCCCGCCCACGAGCGCGCTCGACACGTCGCGACTGTTGAACGCCATCAACGGGCTCCACACCGAGGGCTCCACCAACGCCCAGGCGGGACTGGAGCTGGGCTACCGCATCGCCGTGGAGCACCTGCGCGAGGGTGGCATCAACCGCGTCATCCTCTGCTCGGATGGCGTGGCCAACGTGGGCATCTCCGACGCGGATGGCATCTGGGAGCGGGTGAAGTCGCTCGCGGCGCGGGGCATCACCCTGTCCACCGTGGGCTTCGGAATGGGCCACTACAACGACGTGCTGATGGAGCGGCTGTCCCACGTGGGCGAGGGGAACTACGCCTATGTGGACGAGCTGAAGGAAGCCCACCGCGTCTTCGTGAAGAACCTCACCGGCACGCTCCAGGTGGTGGCCAAGGACGTGAAGCTCCAGGTGGAGTTCGACCCGAAGGAGGTCTCCCTCTATCGACTGCTCGGGTACGAGAACCGCGCGCTGACGGCCGAGCAGTTCCGCGATGACCGCGTGGACGCGGGCGAGGTGGGCGCGGGCCACTCCGTCACCGCCCTCTACGAGGTGAAGCCGCGCGAGAACGCCCGGACGCTGGGCACGCTGCGCATCCGCTACAAGGCGCCGGAGGGCGGCAAGTCGAAGGAGCTGGCGACCCCGTTGCCCCGAGCCACCCTGCGCCCGAGCTACGCCCAGGCCGGCGAGTCCACCCGACTGGCCTACGTGGCCTCCGCCTTCGCCGAGAAGCTCCGGGGCTCGTACTGGACGCGGCCGCTGACCTACGACTCGCTCCTGGAGTTGTGGAGCGGAGTGGGACCGGAGCTGAAGGAGCGCGAGGACGTGCGCGAGTTGGGCGACCTCATCCGCGCGGCCGGTGGCCTGGACCGGAGGGTGGATCCCTTCGAGGCCTTCGCCCCCTTGAGGACCATGGACTTCGACCGTCCGCCCTTGGGCTCCTGA
- the epsU gene encoding exopolysaccharide biosynthesis GT2 family glycosyltransferase EpsU gives MTVWTWVDLALCVALLPVAVACGYLLLLTVLSWRRAAPVPPAPTRKFDVVIPSHNEELGIARTVANLSAVDYPASLRRILVIADNCSDATAEKAREAGATVLERHDTQKRGKGYALAHAFEFSQKDGFADAVVVVDADTVVSPNLLHAYGRRLEDGAHAVQAHYGVMNPTASWRTRLMTIALGMFHKVRSLGREALGVSCGLRGNGMCFTHAVLREVPHDAFSVVEDLEYGIRLGRKGHRVHYAWEAEVQGEMVSAEKQSRSQRQRWEGGRAQMRKLHGWPLLSDALKQKSGLLLDLSMDVLVPPLSQLVLAAVGSAVAASVLVWLSGGTAVWASAVAGFALASLGAYVLRGWWVSGVGPRGLLDLAWAPVYVVWKVGLMLRGPGAEKRGEWVRTEREAERR, from the coding sequence GTGACGGTGTGGACCTGGGTGGACCTGGCGCTGTGCGTGGCGCTGCTGCCGGTGGCGGTGGCGTGCGGCTATCTGCTGCTCCTGACGGTGCTGTCGTGGCGACGCGCGGCGCCGGTGCCGCCCGCGCCCACGCGCAAGTTCGACGTGGTGATTCCGTCGCACAACGAGGAGCTGGGAATCGCGCGCACGGTGGCGAACCTGTCCGCGGTGGACTACCCGGCGTCGCTGCGGCGCATCCTGGTCATCGCGGACAACTGCTCGGACGCGACGGCCGAGAAGGCGCGCGAGGCGGGCGCGACGGTGCTGGAGCGACATGACACGCAGAAGCGCGGCAAGGGGTACGCGCTGGCGCATGCGTTCGAGTTCAGCCAGAAGGACGGCTTCGCGGACGCGGTGGTGGTGGTGGACGCGGACACGGTGGTGTCGCCGAACCTGCTGCATGCGTACGGGCGCAGGCTGGAGGACGGGGCGCACGCGGTGCAGGCGCACTACGGGGTGATGAACCCGACGGCGTCGTGGCGCACGCGGCTGATGACGATTGCGCTGGGGATGTTCCACAAGGTGCGCTCGTTGGGGCGCGAGGCGCTGGGGGTGTCCTGCGGCCTGCGTGGCAACGGGATGTGCTTCACGCACGCGGTGTTGCGCGAGGTGCCGCACGACGCGTTCAGCGTGGTGGAGGATTTGGAGTACGGCATCCGCCTGGGCCGCAAGGGGCACCGGGTGCACTACGCCTGGGAGGCGGAGGTGCAGGGGGAGATGGTGTCGGCGGAGAAGCAGAGCCGCTCGCAGCGTCAGCGCTGGGAGGGCGGGCGCGCGCAGATGCGCAAGTTGCACGGGTGGCCGCTGCTGAGCGATGCGTTGAAGCAGAAGAGCGGGCTGTTGTTGGACTTGTCGATGGACGTGCTGGTGCCGCCGTTGAGCCAGCTGGTGCTGGCCGCGGTGGGCAGCGCGGTGGCGGCGTCGGTGCTGGTGTGGCTGTCGGGTGGGACGGCGGTGTGGGCCTCGGCGGTGGCGGGCTTCGCGCTGGCGAGCCTGGGGGCCTATGTGCTGCGCGGATGGTGGGTGTCCGGCGTGGGGCCGCGTGGGCTGTTGGACCTGGCTTGGGCACCTGTGTACGTGGTGTGGAAGGTGGGATTGATGTTGCGAGGCCCCGGTGCGGAGAAGCGCGGTGAGTGGGTGCGCACCGAGCGCGAGGCCGAGCGGCGCTGA
- the wzy gene encoding exopolysaccharide repeat unit polymerase has translation MTYAPDRPSYLRFVALLGFLVLATVGGALLHPVVALAPVLLVAVLWLVVKVPIRYPVMIVTYLVLAVDYVPERPQSGFWPSPLHPLGELLFAQLSYITKIGALRFPLVDVLIVGLLGLAMYRRVTKSKIDPPALPMPRPLIAVVALSLIAILFMEVRGVMRGGDFKNSLWQWHQAAMMPFIVAMFHYAMRGPEDWPIFARTVIAAGLTKAAISVYFGAIVVPSMGVFVEYTTCHSDSMTFNFCLLVATMRFLERPKGAHALRGLLLMFCIFMGMVYNDRRLAYVSFVGCLAAGYLITPWPAFKRTFTRGLVLLAPLLLVYFAVGWNARGGAFAPVHKVRSLIDGEGGEGNLDYRDIENLDVIATWTQFPLLGTGYGHEFLEPIPLPNIAFVFPQYRYHPHNSLLGLFAFGGMVGYTGVWMYLVVTIFLAVRAYHRSHIAEHRAAGLIIVGAVICYINQVFGDMGIISYICTFVVSLCVVASGKLAVATGAWPMPHTALVPPAPSAPVPPPGAIIHTNPGDESQAPALARHG, from the coding sequence GTGACGTACGCCCCGGACCGGCCCTCCTACCTGCGCTTCGTGGCGCTGCTTGGCTTCCTGGTGCTCGCCACCGTGGGAGGGGCGCTCCTGCACCCTGTGGTCGCTTTGGCCCCAGTGCTGCTCGTGGCCGTGCTGTGGCTGGTGGTCAAGGTCCCCATCCGCTACCCGGTGATGATCGTCACCTACCTGGTGCTCGCGGTGGACTACGTCCCGGAGCGGCCCCAGTCCGGGTTCTGGCCGTCCCCCCTGCACCCCCTGGGTGAGCTGCTCTTCGCCCAGCTCAGCTACATCACCAAGATTGGGGCGCTGCGCTTCCCGCTGGTGGACGTGCTCATCGTCGGCCTGCTGGGCCTGGCGATGTACCGGCGGGTGACGAAGTCGAAGATCGACCCGCCCGCGCTGCCCATGCCCCGGCCGCTCATCGCCGTGGTGGCGCTGTCACTCATCGCCATCCTCTTCATGGAGGTGCGCGGGGTGATGCGCGGCGGGGACTTCAAGAACTCGCTGTGGCAGTGGCACCAGGCCGCGATGATGCCGTTCATCGTCGCCATGTTTCACTACGCGATGCGCGGCCCCGAGGACTGGCCCATCTTCGCGCGCACCGTCATCGCCGCGGGGCTCACCAAGGCCGCCATCAGCGTCTACTTCGGCGCCATCGTCGTGCCGTCCATGGGCGTCTTCGTCGAGTACACCACGTGTCACTCGGACTCGATGACGTTCAACTTCTGCCTGCTCGTCGCCACCATGCGCTTCCTCGAGAGGCCCAAGGGGGCTCACGCGCTGCGCGGCCTGCTGCTCATGTTCTGCATCTTCATGGGCATGGTCTACAACGACCGCCGGCTGGCCTACGTCAGCTTCGTGGGGTGTCTGGCGGCCGGCTACCTCATCACGCCCTGGCCCGCCTTCAAGCGCACCTTCACCCGAGGGCTCGTGCTGCTGGCGCCGCTGCTGCTCGTCTACTTCGCGGTGGGCTGGAACGCGCGCGGCGGCGCCTTCGCGCCCGTGCACAAGGTGCGCTCCCTCATCGACGGCGAGGGCGGCGAGGGCAACCTGGACTATCGCGACATCGAGAACCTGGACGTCATCGCGACGTGGACCCAGTTCCCGCTGCTCGGCACCGGCTACGGCCACGAGTTCCTCGAGCCCATCCCGCTGCCCAACATCGCCTTCGTCTTCCCCCAGTACCGCTACCATCCGCACAACTCGCTGTTGGGCTTGTTCGCCTTCGGCGGGATGGTCGGCTACACGGGCGTGTGGATGTACCTGGTGGTGACCATCTTCCTCGCGGTGCGCGCATACCATCGCTCGCACATCGCCGAGCACCGCGCCGCCGGGCTCATCATCGTGGGCGCCGTCATCTGCTACATCAACCAGGTGTTCGGAGACATGGGCATCATCTCGTACATCTGCACGTTCGTCGTGTCGCTGTGCGTGGTGGCGTCCGGAAAGCTCGCAGTGGCCACCGGTGCGTGGCCCATGCCGCACACCGCCCTGGTCCCCCCCGCGCCGTCAGCGCCCGTGCCGCCTCCGGGCGCCATCATCCACACCAACCCCGGCGACGAGTCCCAGGCCCCCGCGCTCGCCAGGCACGGCTGA
- a CDS encoding type IV toxin-antitoxin system AbiEi family antitoxin domain-containing protein translates to MTGKREQAPDWNRLFEFALGQAGLFTTKQAAEAGYSSQLLVHYLHIGKVVRIRRGVYRLVHYPQGQDEALVTVWLWSEQQGVFSHETALALHQLSDVLPSRLHLTLPTTWKQRRLRVPPGVVIHHAALDDAERTWPAAVPVTSPLRTLTDCASAQLAPDLLQQAIAQALERGLIRKSDLARIQKASMTKAPRTR, encoded by the coding sequence ATGACGGGCAAGCGCGAACAGGCGCCGGATTGGAATCGGCTCTTTGAGTTCGCGCTGGGACAGGCGGGCCTGTTCACGACGAAGCAGGCAGCGGAGGCGGGGTATTCGTCCCAGCTCCTCGTCCACTACCTGCACATCGGCAAGGTGGTCCGGATCCGGAGAGGGGTGTACCGATTGGTGCACTACCCCCAGGGACAGGACGAAGCGCTCGTCACCGTGTGGCTCTGGTCGGAGCAGCAGGGCGTCTTCTCGCATGAGACGGCACTCGCCCTGCATCAGCTCTCGGACGTGCTGCCCTCTCGACTCCACCTGACCCTTCCCACGACGTGGAAGCAACGCAGGCTTCGCGTTCCTCCCGGCGTCGTCATCCATCACGCCGCGCTCGACGATGCCGAGCGCACCTGGCCCGCCGCGGTGCCCGTCACGTCACCCCTGCGCACCCTGACGGACTGCGCGAGCGCCCAGCTCGCTCCAGACCTGCTCCAACAAGCCATCGCGCAGGCCCTCGAGCGCGGGCTCATCCGCAAGTCCGACCTCGCTCGCATCCAGAAGGCGAGCATGACGAAGGCGCCGCGGACACGATGA
- a CDS encoding imm11 family protein produces the protein MLRRFFELHDDVALPERWHLADPLGQEGPRPGDVWRYTEGLPVQVGRGLRIPVEVPGRPLDFSLAGMSVPVVHVRLAPVFLERAPGQVQLLPVGIEGQPEQYCILVATRLVDCLDEAASRVRRWEPEDGLPEKVGQYSSVRDLRVDAARVGDAVLFRVKGWPGPLIVSEDLKRALEDVKATGLQFLPV, from the coding sequence ATGCTCCGTCGGTTCTTCGAGCTCCATGATGATGTCGCACTCCCGGAGCGCTGGCATCTCGCGGACCCTCTCGGCCAAGAGGGCCCCCGGCCCGGTGACGTCTGGCGGTACACGGAGGGGCTCCCTGTCCAGGTGGGACGCGGACTGCGTATCCCCGTGGAGGTCCCGGGACGCCCGCTCGACTTCTCACTCGCGGGGATGAGTGTCCCGGTGGTTCACGTCCGGCTGGCCCCGGTGTTCCTGGAGCGGGCTCCGGGACAGGTCCAGCTCCTCCCCGTCGGCATCGAGGGTCAGCCCGAGCAATATTGCATCCTCGTCGCCACGCGGTTGGTGGACTGCCTCGACGAGGCGGCGTCCAGGGTGCGGCGCTGGGAGCCCGAGGACGGCTTGCCGGAGAAGGTCGGACAGTATTCGTCTGTTCGTGACCTGCGGGTCGATGCGGCGCGCGTCGGGGACGCGGTGCTGTTCCGGGTGAAGGGTTGGCCGGGGCCGCTCATCGTCTCCGAGGACCTCAAGCGCGCGCTGGAAGACGTGAAGGCCACGGGGCTCCAGTTCCTCCCGGTGTAG
- a CDS encoding carboxypeptidase-like regulatory domain-containing protein codes for MHFVPYLLCMLVLIITVPVLARAESREYAPPPGVLLGIVVDGDSREPLARVKVSASTSGHMQAQVTWTDPAGRYRLPLLPAGTYTLRFEHPDYAPSSRADILLRANRAVRSRVALRPSGTRA; via the coding sequence ATGCACTTCGTGCCCTACCTGCTGTGCATGTTGGTGCTCATCATCACGGTGCCGGTCCTGGCCCGAGCAGAGAGCCGCGAGTACGCGCCACCGCCAGGGGTGCTGCTGGGCATCGTCGTCGACGGAGACAGCCGAGAGCCGCTCGCGAGGGTGAAGGTCAGCGCCAGCACATCGGGCCACATGCAGGCCCAGGTGACCTGGACGGACCCAGCGGGTCGCTATCGGCTGCCCCTGCTCCCCGCGGGGACCTACACGCTGCGGTTCGAGCATCCGGACTACGCCCCCTCGTCCCGCGCGGACATCCTGCTGCGCGCCAACCGCGCTGTCCGCTCGAGGGTGGCCCTGCGCCCGAGCGGCACCCGGGCCTGA